In a single window of the Acyrthosiphon pisum isolate AL4f chromosome X, pea_aphid_22Mar2018_4r6ur, whole genome shotgun sequence genome:
- the LOC107884867 gene encoding uncharacterized protein LOC107884867 — protein sequence MIIMNLIMKVYFLLHKHKCHTYYKYLCVKYLCFILYKMNSISLHYPEPDLDFSHATIHLLQQQILLVQQIVRGQQMTDKLLTKLIMSNGDSKPQSTIRQKCSEHFILPAKSIAEVCDIEEKLQLSASRQLIINRLQQCGGRSQNDTTTK from the exons atgataataatgaatctCATAATGAAGGTATATTTTCTTCTGCATAAACATAAATGTCAtacttattataagtacctatgtgttaaatatttatgttttattttgtataaaatgaacAGTATCAGCCTTCATTATCCGGAGCCGGATCTGGACTTTTCTCATgctacaatacatttattacaacaGCAAATTTTGTTAGTTCAACAAATTGTACGAGGTCAACAGATGactgataaattattaacaaaattaatcatGAGCAATGGTGATTCTAAACCCCAATCAACAATCAGACAAAAATGTTCTGAGCATTTCATTCTGCCGGCTAAATCTATAGCTGAAGTGTGTGATATTGAAGAAAAATTGCAATTGTCTGCTTCACGACAACTAATA atcaaTAGATTACAGCAATGTGGGGGAAGATCGCAGAATGACACTACCACAAAATAG